Proteins encoded by one window of Salmonirosea aquatica:
- a CDS encoding efflux RND transporter periplasmic adaptor subunit, whose protein sequence is MESLSRYTALLLGVLMMGCTANSKENATKDFSKSTIQELPVIDLTAQTTDLHREYVGDINALQNVEIYARVKGYLEEIYVDEGQKVKKGQTLFRINDEEYEAERARAKANLQSAIAEAKAAELEVSRLKMLVDKKIISKIEWEVAEARLLAAQAKIEEARSAQTNAAIHLARTRIKAPFDGIINRIPYKAGSLIDEGTLLTSVSDTRKVYVYFNVSENEYLEYIKAQRENAGGQSGVVELELADGSPFPAKGQIQTMEGEFDEGTGSIAFRAQFPNAGDLLKHGSSGTIRLTNTVDDAILIPQKAVFEIQDKSYVYVVDSTDHVKMTSFVPKSRFSNYYLVRSGIEAGDRIVYEGIQSLKDGVKIKPKPTTLD, encoded by the coding sequence ATGGAATCACTGTCTCGTTATACAGCGCTGCTGCTGGGTGTACTAATGATGGGTTGTACAGCCAACAGCAAAGAAAACGCCACCAAAGATTTTTCCAAGTCCACCATTCAGGAACTGCCTGTAATCGACTTGACCGCCCAGACCACAGATCTGCACCGTGAATACGTGGGCGACATTAATGCCCTACAGAATGTGGAAATTTACGCTCGGGTGAAAGGGTACCTGGAAGAAATTTATGTGGATGAAGGTCAGAAAGTCAAAAAGGGCCAAACCCTGTTCAGAATCAACGACGAGGAGTACGAAGCGGAGCGTGCCCGCGCTAAGGCCAATCTGCAGAGCGCCATTGCCGAAGCCAAAGCCGCCGAGTTGGAAGTGAGTCGCCTCAAAATGCTGGTCGATAAGAAAATCATTTCCAAGATCGAGTGGGAGGTAGCGGAGGCACGCCTGTTGGCGGCTCAGGCCAAAATTGAAGAAGCACGCTCGGCGCAGACCAATGCAGCCATTCACCTGGCCCGTACCCGCATCAAAGCCCCCTTCGATGGTATCATCAACCGTATTCCCTATAAAGCGGGTAGCCTCATCGATGAAGGTACCCTGCTGACGTCCGTTTCGGATACCCGGAAGGTGTACGTGTACTTCAATGTATCGGAGAATGAATACCTGGAATATATCAAAGCGCAACGCGAAAATGCGGGTGGGCAAAGCGGTGTGGTGGAGCTTGAGCTGGCAGACGGCTCGCCTTTTCCGGCCAAGGGCCAAATTCAGACGATGGAAGGTGAGTTTGATGAAGGTACCGGTTCCATTGCTTTTCGGGCCCAGTTTCCCAATGCCGGCGACCTGTTGAAACACGGCTCGTCGGGTACCATCCGGCTCACCAATACGGTCGATGATGCCATTCTGATTCCCCAGAAAGCCGTGTTTGAGATTCAGGACAAAAGCTACGTATACGTAGTGGACAGCACTGATCATGTGAAGATGACCAGCTTTGTGCCTAAGTCACGCTTTTCCAACTACTACCTGGTGCGATCGGGTATCGAGGCAGGTGATCGCATTGTGTACGAAGGTATCCAGTCGCTTAAGGATGGTGTCAAGATCAAACCGAAACCTACTACGCTGGATTAG
- a CDS encoding T9SS type A sorting domain-containing protein, with amino-acid sequence MRILSYIRTNVFGMAVLLGLFILSARPNCYAQTDYFIQDFTYPVGYTSTTPNNTQFNVLVANNNSSIVFSGGKMIITRVTTPAQAFFARNTNFSPVPSTLYLEVDINVPLVTSPINGAAIFNIGQNLATNGTANPNADLFARFSINLGANNTFQIRNVSGGGSTIDSPTFPSSQTVKVIVAMNNGSKSTTYFDPRNARAPQIVLQPGTYDIWVNNVPLVLGRGKVAGPAGNVTLTNFNFLFNSGGGSIVMDNLRIRDISGVLPVNLTYFTAQPIGQQVELGWETAWEKNSREFVVQRSSDLQEFGDLGSIAAAGETDGRRQYSFTDMAPLPGVNYYRLRMVDKDGTYEYSKVRDVIVHSDQPTLWVTPNPTTGERIRFRASSVDISALKLTTISGQNINFRINQGSDGYTELIPHSVLSPGMYFLILNQDGFRSHTKVLVQ; translated from the coding sequence ATGCGTATTCTTTCCTATATTCGGACAAATGTGTTTGGCATGGCAGTCCTGCTGGGGCTGTTTATCCTGTCTGCGAGGCCGAATTGCTACGCACAGACCGATTACTTCATCCAGGATTTCACCTATCCAGTGGGTTATACTTCAACCACTCCGAACAATACGCAATTTAACGTCTTGGTGGCCAACAATAACTCCAGTATTGTATTCAGCGGAGGTAAAATGATTATTACGCGGGTAACTACTCCAGCGCAGGCATTTTTTGCCAGAAATACCAATTTTTCTCCTGTTCCATCCACATTATATCTCGAAGTGGACATCAATGTTCCTCTTGTTACTTCGCCGATCAATGGTGCGGCCATATTCAATATAGGCCAAAACCTTGCAACGAATGGAACCGCCAATCCCAACGCCGATTTATTCGCGCGGTTTTCCATCAACCTGGGCGCAAACAATACATTTCAAATACGCAATGTGTCGGGCGGCGGGTCTACCATTGACAGCCCCACTTTTCCTAGTTCCCAAACAGTCAAAGTGATTGTGGCCATGAACAATGGTAGTAAAAGCACTACTTATTTTGATCCCCGCAATGCCCGTGCCCCTCAAATCGTGCTACAACCCGGTACTTATGATATATGGGTAAACAATGTTCCTCTGGTGCTTGGCCGGGGCAAGGTAGCAGGCCCGGCGGGTAACGTTACACTGACCAATTTTAACTTTCTATTCAATTCGGGTGGAGGGAGCATTGTCATGGACAACCTGCGTATCCGGGATATTTCGGGTGTTTTGCCCGTCAACCTCACCTACTTCACCGCCCAACCCATTGGCCAGCAGGTAGAACTGGGGTGGGAAACCGCCTGGGAAAAGAACAGCCGCGAATTTGTCGTACAGCGCAGCAGCGATTTGCAGGAATTTGGCGACCTAGGCAGCATAGCGGCGGCGGGCGAAACAGACGGCCGTCGGCAGTATTCCTTTACCGATATGGCTCCTTTGCCCGGAGTCAATTATTACCGCCTCCGCATGGTGGATAAAGACGGCACCTACGAGTATTCCAAAGTAAGGGACGTGATCGTACACTCCGACCAGCCTACCCTATGGGTAACCCCCAACCCTACCACCGGGGAACGGATCCGCTTCCGGGCTTCTTCGGTGGATATTTCGGCGCTGAAACTAACCACCATCTCGGGGCAGAACATCAATTTTCGGATCAACCAAGGCAGTGATGGGTATACTGAGCTGATTCCTCATTCCGTTCTTTCGCCGGGCATGTACTTTCTTATCCTGAATCAGGATGGTTTCCGAAGCCATACGAAAGTGCTAGTACAGTAA
- a CDS encoding efflux RND transporter permease subunit, producing MFDIFIKRPVLSLVISLVITILGGLALTGLPITQFPEIVPPSVTVTANYTGANAEVCTKAVATPLERAINGVPGMSYMTSVSTNSGMTLITVFFQVGTDPDLAAVNVQNRVQSVIDELPEEVIKAGVITEKEVNSMLMYLDIMSTDSTVGEKFVYNFADINVLAELKRIDGVGFAEIMGHRDYSMRVWLKPDRMVSYKVSTDEIIDAIRAQNVEAAPGKSGVGSGKVSPPLQYVLRYTGKMFEPQQYENIVIRAEADGSMLKLKDVAYIEFGSLDYDMASKSDGRPSASIMLKQRPGSNAREVIANVKKRVAELKETSFPPGMTYTVSYDVSRFLDASIHEVVRTLFEAFILVFLIVYLFLQDFRSTLIPALAVPVALIGTFAFMQLLGFSINLLTLFALVLAIGIVVDNAIVVVEAVHAKMAEKHMSAREATFAAMKEISGAIIAITLVMSAVFIPVAFMSGPVGVFYRQFSLTLAISIVISGINALTLTPALCALLLKNTHHEQKQKLNPLDRFFGAFNRGYEAVASRYKGLVGVIASRRLVTVLILVVFCVGTWGINTVLPSGFIPTEDQGVLYVNVTTPVGATVERTETVLDAIQEAAESIEEVESVSTLSGYSLLTESDGASYGMGMINLKPWDERKRSVDDVIALMKEKTKSVYDASIEYFPPPTVPGFGNSSGFELRLLDKTGSGNFQQTARVTNEFIENLRATPAIANAFTGFDASFPQYLIHMDQDMAAKKGVTVENAMSTLQTLIGSYYASNFIRFGQMYKVMVQADPLYRLNPEDITKMYVKNNRGDMVPFATFTQLERVYGPEQLTRYNMFTSAMINGEPAPGFSSGDAIRAVEEVAAQKLPKGYTYEWSGMTREEILSGDQAFYIFLVCLVFVYLLLAAQYESFLLPLPVLLSLPTGIFGAFLALKLMGLENNIYAQVSLVMLIGLLGKNAILIVEYAILRQKEGLSVLQAAMEGATERLRPILMTSFAFIAGLIPLCIASGAGALGNRSIGTSAAGGMLIGTLFGVILIPGLYVLFASITERRKKTEATQTPEPVEASLMD from the coding sequence ATGTTTGACATCTTTATCAAGAGACCTGTCCTCTCACTAGTCATCTCGCTGGTCATTACGATCCTGGGGGGGCTGGCCTTAACGGGTCTTCCTATCACGCAGTTTCCCGAAATCGTTCCTCCTTCGGTCACAGTTACAGCTAATTATACCGGAGCAAACGCCGAAGTATGTACCAAAGCCGTAGCGACTCCGCTCGAGCGGGCCATCAACGGTGTACCGGGCATGAGCTATATGACCTCGGTATCCACCAACAGCGGCATGACACTCATCACGGTGTTTTTTCAGGTAGGTACCGACCCTGACCTTGCAGCGGTGAACGTCCAGAACCGCGTGCAGTCGGTTATCGATGAGCTACCCGAGGAAGTAATCAAGGCTGGGGTCATTACCGAAAAAGAGGTAAATAGTATGCTCATGTACCTCGACATCATGAGCACCGACTCGACGGTCGGCGAGAAGTTTGTCTATAACTTCGCCGACATCAATGTACTGGCGGAGCTGAAGCGCATCGACGGGGTAGGTTTCGCCGAAATCATGGGCCACCGCGACTATTCCATGCGCGTGTGGCTCAAGCCCGACCGCATGGTCAGCTACAAGGTATCCACCGACGAAATAATCGACGCCATCCGCGCCCAAAACGTGGAAGCTGCTCCCGGAAAATCGGGGGTAGGTTCGGGTAAAGTATCGCCTCCCCTACAGTACGTGTTGCGCTACACCGGAAAAATGTTCGAGCCGCAGCAGTACGAGAACATCGTGATCCGTGCCGAGGCCGACGGCTCCATGCTGAAATTGAAGGATGTCGCCTACATTGAGTTCGGCTCGCTGGATTACGACATGGCTTCTAAGTCCGATGGCCGCCCTTCGGCCTCCATCATGCTTAAGCAGCGTCCGGGCTCCAACGCCCGCGAAGTGATCGCCAATGTCAAAAAGCGCGTGGCCGAATTGAAAGAAACATCCTTTCCCCCCGGCATGACCTACACGGTTTCGTACGACGTATCCCGTTTTCTGGATGCATCCATCCACGAGGTGGTACGCACGCTGTTCGAGGCATTCATTCTGGTATTTTTGATCGTGTACCTGTTTTTGCAGGACTTCCGTTCCACGCTCATCCCGGCACTGGCCGTGCCCGTGGCCCTGATCGGTACCTTTGCGTTTATGCAGCTGCTGGGTTTCTCGATCAATCTGCTTACCTTATTTGCCCTGGTACTGGCCATCGGAATCGTGGTAGACAATGCCATTGTCGTCGTAGAGGCCGTTCACGCCAAGATGGCCGAGAAACATATGTCGGCTCGGGAAGCCACCTTCGCGGCCATGAAGGAGATCAGCGGGGCCATCATAGCCATTACGCTGGTGATGTCAGCAGTGTTCATTCCAGTAGCTTTCATGTCGGGTCCAGTAGGGGTTTTTTACCGGCAGTTCTCCCTAACGCTGGCCATCTCCATTGTTATTTCGGGGATCAATGCCCTTACACTCACCCCTGCTCTATGCGCTTTGCTACTTAAAAACACCCACCATGAGCAGAAGCAAAAACTGAATCCGCTGGATCGCTTTTTCGGAGCTTTCAACCGGGGCTACGAAGCGGTGGCCAGTCGCTACAAAGGGTTGGTCGGGGTAATCGCCAGCCGACGTCTGGTCACGGTACTGATTCTGGTGGTTTTTTGCGTCGGTACCTGGGGTATCAACACCGTACTTCCCTCGGGCTTTATCCCCACAGAAGATCAGGGCGTCCTGTATGTCAATGTGACCACGCCAGTGGGGGCTACCGTAGAACGAACCGAAACCGTACTAGACGCTATCCAGGAAGCCGCCGAGAGTATCGAAGAGGTCGAGTCGGTTTCGACCCTCTCGGGGTACAGTCTACTCACCGAGTCGGACGGCGCCTCGTACGGCATGGGCATGATTAACCTAAAGCCCTGGGATGAGCGCAAGCGGTCGGTGGACGACGTGATTGCGCTTATGAAGGAAAAAACAAAAAGCGTGTATGACGCCAGCATCGAGTACTTTCCCCCACCTACCGTGCCTGGTTTTGGTAATTCCAGTGGTTTTGAGTTACGGCTACTGGACAAGACCGGCAGTGGCAATTTTCAGCAAACGGCCCGCGTCACGAATGAGTTTATCGAAAACCTTCGCGCGACACCGGCCATTGCCAATGCCTTCACGGGTTTTGATGCGAGTTTTCCGCAGTACCTCATCCACATGGACCAAGATATGGCTGCCAAAAAGGGCGTGACCGTCGAAAATGCCATGAGTACCCTGCAAACCTTGATCGGGAGCTACTATGCCTCCAACTTTATCCGCTTCGGGCAGATGTACAAAGTGATGGTACAGGCAGATCCACTTTATCGACTCAATCCGGAGGATATCACCAAAATGTACGTCAAAAATAACCGGGGCGACATGGTACCCTTCGCTACCTTTACCCAGCTTGAGCGGGTATACGGTCCAGAGCAATTGACCCGCTACAATATGTTTACCTCCGCGATGATCAACGGAGAGCCCGCACCGGGCTTCAGCAGTGGCGACGCCATCCGGGCGGTGGAAGAGGTAGCCGCCCAAAAACTGCCCAAAGGCTATACTTACGAATGGTCGGGCATGACGCGCGAAGAAATCCTGTCGGGCGACCAGGCCTTTTACATTTTCCTGGTCTGTTTGGTGTTTGTGTATCTGTTGTTGGCGGCCCAGTACGAAAGTTTCCTGCTGCCTTTGCCCGTGCTGCTTTCACTCCCGACCGGGATTTTCGGGGCTTTTCTGGCCCTCAAACTCATGGGACTGGAAAATAATATCTATGCGCAGGTATCGCTGGTCATGCTCATCGGGCTCTTGGGGAAAAACGCCATTCTGATCGTGGAATACGCCATTCTGCGCCAAAAAGAAGGACTATCGGTACTCCAGGCGGCCATGGAGGGGGCTACCGAGCGTCTTCGGCCCATCCTGATGACCTCTTTTGCTTTCATTGCGGGGTTGATTCCACTCTGTATCGCTTCCGGGGCAGGCGCCCTGGGCAACCGCTCCATCGGTACCTCAGCGGCGGGAGGAATGCTCATTGGTACCTTGTTCGGGGTGATTCTGATTCCGGGTCTCTACGTTCTTTTTGCCAGTATTACCGAGCGGAGAAAGAAAACCGAAGCCACCCAGACCCCCGAGCCCGTCGAAGCGAGTTTAATGGATTAA
- a CDS encoding serine hydrolase domain-containing protein has translation MNLVLKRGMWAFGMAIVSVVWVACDRTQHSKVTKANDWYTECVGTPLSAEEETKIRQQINAEQKVAEIEEIFRKKRLAGFNGNVLIAQKGVVLYEKSFGYAHLKEKDSLRVDHAFQLASLSKPFTAVAVLKLYEANKLSLEDTVQRFFPDFPYHNITIQELLCHRSGLPNYTYAFMDSVRHGHKYPSNAAVMHWFAAVKPTPRPYNRPDRSFSYSNTNYMVLAAIVEKVTGAAFGDYLQKHIIEPLGMKHTFLITQAADSTQLYRTAGYQYGRLVPKDYYDEVVGDKGLYSTTRDLYRFYKGLSADCLLSKKTMREAFSPRSFERPGLKNYGYGFRLHLNDQEKAEHIYHGGWWKGYNTMLWMNPADDYVIIILGNSYNRSVYQIKELLDILHGQVQADDIEKDL, from the coding sequence ATGAATTTAGTGTTGAAGCGAGGAATGTGGGCCTTTGGTATGGCCATTGTGAGTGTTGTGTGGGTAGCTTGTGACCGAACGCAGCATAGTAAGGTGACCAAAGCCAACGACTGGTACACCGAGTGTGTAGGTACCCCCCTGAGCGCGGAAGAAGAAACCAAAATCAGGCAGCAAATCAACGCTGAACAAAAGGTAGCCGAGATTGAAGAGATTTTTCGCAAAAAACGTCTGGCTGGCTTTAATGGCAACGTGCTGATCGCCCAGAAAGGCGTAGTGCTGTATGAGAAATCATTTGGCTACGCCCATCTCAAAGAAAAAGATTCCCTCCGGGTCGACCATGCCTTTCAGTTGGCATCGCTCTCCAAGCCCTTCACGGCCGTAGCGGTACTCAAGCTCTACGAGGCCAACAAGCTCAGTCTGGAAGATACCGTCCAGCGCTTTTTCCCCGATTTTCCCTACCATAACATTACTATTCAGGAATTGCTTTGCCATCGAAGTGGGCTCCCCAACTACACCTATGCCTTTATGGATAGCGTGCGTCATGGACATAAGTACCCCTCTAATGCGGCGGTAATGCACTGGTTTGCAGCCGTGAAGCCTACACCCAGGCCGTACAACCGTCCGGACCGCTCGTTCAGTTATAGCAATACCAATTATATGGTGCTGGCGGCTATTGTCGAAAAGGTGACCGGGGCGGCATTTGGAGACTATCTTCAAAAACATATTATCGAGCCTCTGGGCATGAAGCATACGTTTCTGATCACGCAGGCGGCCGATTCTACACAGCTCTACCGCACAGCCGGGTACCAGTACGGGCGCTTGGTGCCCAAAGACTACTACGACGAGGTAGTGGGCGACAAGGGGCTCTATTCCACAACGCGGGATTTGTATCGATTTTATAAAGGATTATCGGCCGACTGCCTGTTGAGCAAAAAGACGATGCGGGAGGCTTTCTCTCCTCGAAGTTTCGAGCGTCCTGGCCTCAAAAACTACGGCTATGGCTTCCGACTGCACCTTAATGACCAGGAAAAAGCCGAGCACATTTACCACGGCGGCTGGTGGAAAGGCTACAACACCATGCTGTGGATGAACCCAGCGGATGACTATGTCATCATCATCCTGGGTAACTCCTACAACCGTTCTGTGTACCAGATTAAGGAACTGCTGGACATTCTGCACGGGCAGGTACAAGCGGACGATATAGAGAAAGACCTGTGA
- a CDS encoding NADH-quinone oxidoreductase subunit 5 family protein, with amino-acid sequence MPSAALPFSILFLLALPLLACTGIGLAGKRFNGPAGWGAATFTLVGLLFSAFYFSPDEIYAFRFDWITLGDIPFQLTFRLDKLGWLMLLLVHFVAFLVQLYSIAYMHHDAARFRYFAFIQLFIFSMLGIVLSGSLLLMYIFWELVGLSSYLLIGFWHHKPLAAWAAKKAFILNRIGDAAFLTGILLLMYQAGTSDFVALPTSLDTIPPNYLTIIGLCLFGGCVGKSAQFPLSDWLPDAMQGPTPVSALIHAATMVAAGIFLLARIAFMLTPTAQLVIALVGTFTMLHGAWKAMHVWDIKRVLAYSTISQLGLMVLAVGVGSWQVAMFHLLTHAFFKAGLFLSAGSVIHALTSSDPYSPFDPQNMRNMGGLRTLMPRTFVCYVVCAAALAGIPLFSGFLSKDAIFVVAFARAAEAGGLWYLFPLLAVLAAGLTAYYMVRQIWLIFMGEKRYTAEVNVQPHESPALMWVPMGLLAAGSLFFWFSPNPLDAFSGWFLGGLQYQPEVHASWVPLLSVIATGVALGLVYRQVRRVEGFFEKTIFEKYSDRHPVWQQTYGRFRTLAAHDETTQHRTFFLIAFQKIAIFCAQLDREVLDAVVNGLGRLTVVLAHLIAWTDRHITDGGVKVVVGATRGAGQVVRLFQNGKIQSYFLLTFVSMLLLLLWVMLL; translated from the coding sequence ATGCCCTCTGCCGCATTGCCCTTTTCCATCTTGTTTTTGCTGGCTTTACCGCTTCTGGCATGTACCGGAATCGGGCTGGCGGGAAAACGATTCAACGGTCCGGCAGGCTGGGGAGCTGCTACATTCACCCTGGTCGGGCTCCTGTTCAGCGCCTTCTATTTTTCTCCCGACGAGATTTACGCATTTCGATTCGATTGGATCACCTTGGGTGATATCCCTTTTCAACTTACGTTTCGTCTCGACAAGCTGGGTTGGCTGATGCTCTTGCTAGTGCATTTTGTGGCCTTTTTGGTGCAGCTGTACTCCATCGCCTATATGCACCACGATGCTGCGCGCTTCCGGTACTTTGCATTTATTCAGTTGTTCATATTCTCCATGCTGGGAATCGTGCTGTCCGGCAGCCTGCTGCTGATGTACATTTTTTGGGAACTTGTGGGCCTGTCGTCGTATCTGCTTATTGGATTCTGGCATCACAAACCCCTGGCAGCCTGGGCCGCCAAGAAAGCGTTTATTCTCAATCGCATCGGCGATGCCGCCTTTCTGACGGGTATTCTGCTGCTGATGTATCAGGCAGGCACCAGCGACTTTGTGGCCCTGCCTACTTCTCTGGATACTATTCCGCCTAACTACCTTACCATAATCGGACTTTGCCTGTTCGGAGGATGCGTAGGCAAATCGGCCCAATTCCCACTGTCGGACTGGCTGCCGGACGCCATGCAAGGCCCCACGCCCGTATCGGCCCTGATTCACGCGGCCACGATGGTAGCAGCGGGGATTTTTCTATTGGCCCGAATCGCCTTTATGCTCACCCCGACGGCCCAACTGGTGATAGCGCTGGTAGGTACCTTCACCATGCTGCATGGTGCCTGGAAGGCCATGCACGTGTGGGATATCAAGCGCGTGTTGGCCTACTCTACCATTTCGCAACTGGGCCTGATGGTACTGGCGGTAGGGGTAGGTAGCTGGCAGGTAGCCATGTTTCATCTACTTACGCACGCTTTTTTTAAAGCCGGGCTTTTTCTGTCGGCGGGTTCGGTAATCCACGCCCTCACTTCCTCCGATCCCTACTCACCGTTTGATCCGCAAAATATGCGAAATATGGGCGGCCTGCGGACTCTCATGCCACGTACGTTCGTCTGCTATGTCGTGTGCGCTGCGGCTTTGGCGGGAATTCCCCTATTTTCGGGTTTTTTATCCAAGGACGCCATTTTTGTGGTGGCTTTCGCGCGGGCTGCCGAAGCGGGTGGTCTATGGTACCTCTTCCCGCTTTTAGCCGTGCTGGCCGCCGGGCTCACTGCTTACTACATGGTGCGGCAGATCTGGCTGATCTTTATGGGTGAGAAACGCTATACCGCCGAAGTGAACGTACAACCGCACGAATCCCCCGCTCTGATGTGGGTTCCGATGGGATTGCTGGCGGCAGGGTCGCTGTTTTTCTGGTTTTCGCCTAATCCGCTGGATGCTTTTTCGGGCTGGTTTTTGGGCGGATTGCAGTACCAACCGGAGGTACATGCGAGCTGGGTACCTCTGCTGTCGGTCATTGCCACGGGAGTCGCGCTGGGACTGGTATACCGGCAGGTCAGACGGGTGGAAGGTTTTTTTGAAAAAACGATTTTTGAAAAATACTCTGACCGCCATCCCGTATGGCAGCAAACCTACGGGCGTTTCAGGACGCTGGCCGCCCACGATGAAACCACCCAACACCGTACTTTTTTCCTGATAGCCTTTCAGAAAATAGCCATCTTCTGCGCGCAGCTTGACCGCGAAGTGCTGGATGCCGTGGTAAATGGCCTGGGGCGCCTGACGGTCGTGCTGGCGCACCTGATTGCCTGGACGGATCGGCATATTACCGACGGCGGTGTAAAAGTGGTGGTCGGGGCGACCCGGGGAGCCGGGCAAGTGGTGCGATTGTTCCAGAATGGTAAAATACAGTCCTACTTTTTGCTGACCTTCGTCAGCATGCTCTTGCTGCTGCTTTGGGTCATGCTGCTTTGA
- a CDS encoding complex I subunit 4 family protein, whose translation MSDHLLTLLIFIPFLGAVLTLAWPAERSLRVIAVAVCAVEVGLAMLLYAGFDTLSSGYQFREAVDWITLPLGSLGTVSIDYALAVDGISLPLVLLATVVMLVGAVSSWHIESRRKAYFSLYLLLSGTVIGCFLAQDFFLFYLFFEFMLLPMYFLIGLWGGPRREYAAIKFFIYTFLGSLLILIVMIALYLSAIDPVETARAVGLLALGDESNAGIVAQIQQALAQGLIAPEQLVHTFRFEYLADAANYLPNAWLNPDSGIFLGDTPVRIWAFWLLFAGFAVKLPVVPVHTWLPDAHVEAPTAISVVLAGILLKVGGYGFIRIVDGFFPQEALFNSVPLGLLAMVSIVYGGFNALAQSDLKKMIAYSSVSHMGFVLLGIAAFTAEGFNGAIYQMVSHGVLSAMLFLLAGVLSDRTHDRQIEHYRGLIAPMPRYTVLTGIAFFASLGLPGFSGFVGELFTLMGAFRAGQMPVWIPAFSTLGIVLAAAYFLWTLQRMFFGGFWYRNAAEVVSLNDLTTREIGLLVVLAVLTMLLGILPDLLFSISSPTVQAWFGTMA comes from the coding sequence ATGAGTGACCATTTACTCACCCTTCTGATTTTTATTCCGTTCCTGGGGGCAGTCCTCACACTTGCGTGGCCCGCCGAGCGCAGCCTGCGCGTAATTGCAGTGGCCGTGTGTGCTGTGGAGGTGGGGCTGGCTATGCTGCTCTATGCGGGTTTCGACACACTATCGTCCGGTTACCAATTCCGTGAAGCCGTGGACTGGATTACCCTACCTCTGGGTTCGCTGGGTACCGTGTCCATCGATTATGCTCTGGCCGTGGATGGCATTAGTCTTCCGCTGGTGCTGCTGGCTACGGTTGTCATGCTGGTGGGAGCAGTCAGTTCCTGGCACATCGAATCGCGCCGGAAAGCCTATTTTTCGCTATATCTCCTACTAAGTGGTACGGTAATCGGCTGCTTTCTGGCGCAGGATTTTTTCCTGTTCTACCTGTTCTTTGAGTTCATGTTGCTACCCATGTACTTCCTCATTGGCTTGTGGGGCGGTCCCCGGCGTGAGTATGCAGCCATCAAATTTTTCATCTATACCTTTTTGGGCTCTCTGTTGATTCTGATCGTCATGATCGCCCTATACCTTTCGGCCATTGATCCTGTCGAAACGGCGCGGGCGGTCGGCCTACTGGCTTTGGGGGATGAAAGTAACGCGGGTATTGTCGCACAGATCCAACAAGCCCTGGCGCAGGGGCTGATTGCCCCGGAACAGCTGGTACACACGTTTCGCTTTGAGTACCTGGCCGACGCGGCCAACTACCTGCCCAATGCCTGGCTGAATCCTGATTCCGGAATCTTTTTGGGCGACACGCCCGTCCGAATCTGGGCCTTTTGGCTGTTATTTGCCGGGTTCGCCGTCAAGCTACCCGTGGTACCTGTCCACACCTGGCTCCCCGATGCTCACGTGGAAGCGCCCACGGCCATATCCGTAGTTCTGGCGGGGATTCTGCTGAAAGTGGGCGGGTACGGTTTCATTCGGATCGTAGATGGTTTTTTTCCTCAGGAAGCCTTATTTAATTCCGTGCCGCTGGGGCTTCTGGCCATGGTTTCTATTGTGTACGGGGGTTTTAATGCCTTGGCACAGAGCGATCTGAAAAAGATGATTGCCTATTCGTCGGTATCGCACATGGGTTTTGTGTTGCTGGGCATTGCGGCGTTCACGGCAGAAGGCTTTAACGGGGCTATCTACCAGATGGTAAGCCACGGGGTACTTTCGGCTATGTTGTTTTTGCTGGCAGGAGTCTTGTCCGACCGCACGCACGACCGGCAGATCGAACACTATCGGGGGCTGATCGCTCCTATGCCACGCTATACGGTATTGACGGGTATCGCTTTTTTTGCTTCACTGGGCTTGCCGGGTTTTTCCGGCTTTGTGGGTGAACTATTTACATTGATGGGTGCCTTTCGGGCGGGCCAGATGCCGGTCTGGATTCCGGCCTTCTCTACGCTGGGTATCGTGCTGGCGGCGGCGTATTTCCTCTGGACGTTGCAACGCATGTTCTTCGGAGGTTTCTGGTATCGCAATGCGGCGGAGGTTGTATCTCTGAATGACCTGACGACCCGTGAAATCGGGCTGTTAGTAGTTCTGGCTGTACTTACAATGCTGCTGGGTATACTTCCTGACTTGCTGTTTTCTATCAGTAGTCCCACTGTGCAAGCCTGGTTCGGTACCATGGCCTGA